The following DNA comes from Sander lucioperca isolate FBNREF2018 chromosome 2, SLUC_FBN_1.2, whole genome shotgun sequence.
ATTTGTTGAATGGAAGAGCATATACCAAAGCCTAGGTGTTTCAATTGGCAGACATTTGGTTATAGCCAAAAGGACAGAGAATATGTACTGGGTGTGGTGAACATGGTTGTTATGGAAAGGGTGAACAAAATGCTGTAACTGTGGAGATGATAAAGATGGGGGGCGGAGGGGGAGGTGTCACTTTTGTTAGACAAGGGACTCCCTATAGTGCTACTGGGTATAGGAAATGAACTGCAGTAGCTACGTGGTGGTGGTTGAAGTGTGGGTTGAAAGGAAGGAATTAGTGGTTGTGAATGATTATAACCCTGGTAGGAGAATAGAATTAAACAAATTTAAACAAATGGACAAAGAAGACCAAGCATTGTGTGGTGTGGTGACACCAATGCACAAAACTAAATGCAAACTAATGGCAATGGCCAGTCATAGAAGATTTGTTAGATGAGAGGAATTTAGTGATGGCTTCAGTATAAACATTCATGATTCAGTGACAGAATTAGctacactactactactactactactactactactactactcagAGAAGTTTACGGAagagtcaactttattgtcaattctgcaatatgtgccagacatacagagcaattgaaaatacgTTTCTCTCTGACCCATGGTGCAATGACACGtacaagtataatataaaatataagaaatacaaataaagatgaaaaaatgtatatataaaataaaaagataaataatatGTACAATTAAGATAAAGATAGATAAGATAGAGAAGTAATATATACAATTAAAAATGctaaatagtgcaaatgtaagGCAAAACAAAACGGTATAGAAAACTAAAGATATTAAGATATTAATAATGTGCAATATAAAAGGAAGAGTTCCTGAGTGTATTCTTCTGAGTTTAAGGAAGAGTGGATATCTAAATCAGATTATTGGTAATAGTATAGAAACTCTTGATAATAAAATAGGAGAAGGCATTAGAACAGCTGCACTGAGATCCATTTCTAAGAGTAAATGCAAAATAAAGAGGAAGACAGTGGGAATGGAAGATACAAGTAAAGAAGCTGTGTGAAACAGAAATAGGGCATTTCAACTAAATGGAAAGAGGCCATCATATTCATGATAGATACAGTACAAAAAGTTCAGGCTGTAGTAGGGCTAGCCTAAGGAGGACAATAACAGGGAAAACTTAGAGGTGTGGGGGGTGAAATGAAagctaaatgaaaatgtaatgtaatggttaGAAAGATTGCTAACAAATGGAAATAAGAAGGCAATAACTAAGAAAGAAAATCTGAGTTAATAGGTTAATTAAGCTACTGTTACTGtagttccagtagaactacatgaagcaggtcattaaaaaaacaaatccagctcctctggcaccacctacagcctgtagtgtgatttgcaaaaatccacagatgcaccaatcagggctaggttggggtgtctaactgtgtgtcaatcactgcccttgtggggggaggggcttagcaaaaaggggggggagggactgagaagttgttgatgttaaaattttttggctaagtcctggatcttcccagtcTTTcttacctacagcacctttaaggtaCACAGTTCTAATAAGTTTTCTGAGGAGGGAGGACGAGGCATAGAGAAAACTAAACCTGAAAACaatggaagaagaaaaacatatttaagtGCAGAAAGactgaatacatttttaaaaacacaattcaaatgggGTACATTAGTGAAAAACGTTTGAGAACCAATGATTTAGAGAAACAGATATAATTGCAACGTGCAAGTTCAGTAAACAGTGCCGAGACAAAGTGGAGACTGTAGGAGGGAACCAAGTCCAGAAGATGGCAGTAATGGAACACTAAGGATGCCTGCTGCCGTTATACgtcaaagaagaagaaggttCGGGTGGGCCACTGTAATGTTTGTAGATTAGCTTGCTGTCTCTACTGTATTTTTAGTTTCCAGAGCCGCCACCCGGTAGATGTTGTGCCACAAAAAGCGTGTTTTGTTTCCCTTGCTGGAGTTGGAATTAACAGTCAAACGCCATTAAGCAGAAGAAAGCAACACATTTGTAAGGAGGGATAGCGTTCCGGCTTGGTAACGTTAAACCTGTTAAGCTCAGCTAATTAGCTAGCAATAGTTTGCTTGTTCAGCGGCTCACAGGATGTCGTACAGGAAAACTTTAAAACTTGTTTGTGGGCTCGCTGGAGGCTCTGCCGTCTTAGTActcgccgctgctgctgctgactccCGCGGATACTTCGGTGAGCAACGCGGAGAGGCAGCGAGTCGGTGGTCGAGACTCACTGTTCTTCAAGCTGCGCAGCCGGCGTGGACACCTGCCAGCCACACGCCAGCACCGACTGGACACGCCTGGGACTTTAACTGGGATAAGTACGTGCCTCTAACGTTACGCTGTCTCTTAACTGTTTGATTATTTGAACGTAATCAATAGCATTATATTCCCTCCATTTTCCACTCCAAAGCTCTGTCAAATATAGGCTACATCAATTTAATAACATGCTATCCACCACGGTGAAATTTAGGTTGATTTTGTGAAACGAACGCATATTGGATAACATTTCGGCTTACGTACAGTTTAGTGTCCcactttattttccaaaaactgagtgtaccaaatgatgagggtcttatttgagacaggttagggtagcacaggtggtttagcaggttcataattaattaaggacattgtatggggaatttgggacaataaactgcacgtatacccaACATTTCAGTATCTTGCTAAAATGAGTTGGTGTTTTGGATGCATGAATCTGGGGACCATAAGGATTTGTGAGATCGAGTCACAATGATGCGAGTTTGGCGTATGGTTTCTTAGTTTCTCAAAGTATTATACTGATATTATAGTATTATACTCAGTATAATCATCTTAAATCATAGTTGTGTTAACCCAGTTTTCCACCCCTCAAGTTAACCATGTCAGACAAAGCCACTCCTAATCTGCAGATCACCTCGTCttacctctgttcaggagagaCCCATCTGCACTGACCAAtgggaagaagaaagaaaatgcaACTGAAGACCCCAGCTCCGAGCAGGACAACGGCAAACCAAAAGCTACACGCAACATTCTCCTCATCAGACACTCCCAGTACATCCTGAGTGGGAACAGCGACAAGGAGAGGATCCTCACTCCATTAGGTCCTTGTTTCCACTTAAGTCACATGGAAAGTTGaccagacagacagcagtctgGAGAGTAATTTCAGTCACACTGAGGAAACACATTGATTCTTGGATCTAGCTTCAATAAAGTACTGTTCTGTCTCTGATAGCGTAATAGCATGTGTACTGTACCACCAGAGAATGTCTAATAAGGGGAGAACTCCCACTCTCGGGaaacttccggcttctgaactggttgcagtgccactctggttccatatgagggtgctcacaggccagtgcagaatgaatggaggtctatggagctataatacccctcaaaatccacttttctcaggatatcatttttttgtctagtaatttgaatgttgcattcgaaaggggaggcaaagaaaatacacactgctgggtgttagatttttaaagtggcttttttgttctaaaaagccttttaaaatgtcaataacTTCATACACATAGTatggccagagatactgctttacggccagctctgagtcacttccttttttctctcgaggcatcgacaacacagctgacaggttagactctccctgtcaatacacatactagaaagaggtttggtttgctaatgttttagaCGGGCTCtaacattctggttctgcttcggatgccgtcaagcgggatctctggtcgtaatcagtccttcactgaccaatcagcatttaTTAGCAGcagctagcgtgttatgggcaacaacgactcaacctgtaagaaattgAAAGgccataagtactcgttcattcaacttttgacctataattcATGTTGAACtttcaaaaactacaatcaaatctgagatttctcaacggcaatcaggcgaaagagaccaatttagccatctagctccatagactcccattcattttgcactcgcccgcgatcacccccagtggaactctggtggaactgcaaccaaatttggtacaatggggcttaatagggagtgaacAGGCGCTCCGTAAACGGGCTCTGGTACCACCCTGACAGCAGAATGATCTccgtttgttttctttcctgttgtCCTACCCAAATGGCCGTTTCTGACAGAcagccatttgtttttaaaatgcccCTTGTGTCTCCACTTCCCAGGTCGTGAGCAGGCTGAGTTCACGGGAAAGCGGTTGGCAGCATTGGGACTCAAGTATGATGTTCTGGTCCACTCCAGCATGGCCAGGGCCACGGAGACTGCAAATATTATCAGCAAACACCTTTCAGGTAGTGGATAGAGCCGCACTGTCTAACACCAGTCTGGAAAGTAAATGTGAtcatctatttatttatctctATTGCTCTAAGCGCtgtttcattttatacaattttCTATGAACAATAACggtaaaagaaaaacacccTAACCCTCACCGGGCCTAAGTTGCCCCCCACCAGACCTAAGCCTagtgctgggcgatatggagaaaatcagatatcacgatattgtagggttgactattggtgcttttacaaaatattagatcagtaatgtggatataataactaagtgggtaaaggcctaggacagctagaacagtctggtaagttcagaaaatgacatcactttactgtaatgtaacctttaaaaccaggaaatgaCAACACTTACCATACTACGATATTACTATATCCAAATTCTAAGACGATATCTGGACTCGTATCacgatatatcgatatataatattgatatatcgcccagccctacctaagccactgggaattatttcttaatgtatttttaatacattttttaaactacagtttcAGTAGGGCGACTCAACTAAACATAGACATACTCTTACTCAAATCTCCAGTttgcttttagcactgactaaATGTAGGCCCCTATGGAGTCTGTCtgatagctttttttaaattctcaatttcatGATTCTGTTACctcagaaactattgggctctacattaatgctgccatcaggcTGAGACTCCGGGCCCtagtcataaaaaaaagacacttgccaccgggctaaacaacttttcaGGGGGAAAACCCTGTATTCATATCCCTTTTTATCATTGCCGTATGCTTCTGTATGGCACACATTAAAGCTGGTGCAGAAATGCTGACCATCACAAACGTATATTAACATTTTTGTTTCGCCCCGGATGTCGTACGGGTCTAGGAGTGGAGCTGGTGAGCTGTGATTTGCTGAGAGAGGGTGCACCTATCGAGCCGGTTCCACCGGTCACTCACTGGAAGCCCGACGCTGTGGTGAGAGAAGCTGCAACCACTCTACCTCTAGAGCGTGCTGTAGGCCTGAGATTCTCTATCATTTGCATATCCTTGTAGCGCTCTGCTGCCCACATGTCCGTGCACGTGTCCTGTCaatagttattttattttttttacatgtttacaatACATCAGTGCACTGCCACAGGAATGGATCATAGGAAGAGTTGATTACCAACATACCAAAGTTTAAAGGTGTCTGGCAGCTGAGGATCAATCTTTTCATTAGTTGATTCATTTAAATAGACATTTTGCCATTGTTACGTAATCAGTTGCTAAATAACCAGTTGGTACATTTattagatcgatagatagatagatagatacttacttacttacttacttacttacttactttattgatgcccaaggggaaattcaaggtcccagtagcttaaaggcatcacacacaacatacacatacatcataaacaggatgataaaataacaaatccacatgaataatatggataataaaagaaaagatactaaataaaaaatccacatgaatgtactgagggatgtataagcatgagacagggcggggactgaccctgtgattcagtctgcatggtcaggtgctctatgagagtgggtgtcatggtggtagtgtaaataagtccaatagtgcaaggataaagtccaGAGAGCAACATTAAATATGGACTCTATTGAGGACATAAAGGGTTAGGCGTTACCCCATTGCAAAAACATATCCCAATGATATCTAGCCACGCAGGTGGATTTTGGTCATCTTCATGTCATTTGCTTCAACTTCAAATGTTGGACATGATTGGATAATTAAAGGTTCAGTAAGGagcttttataaaaaataactttttttgtcatatttgctgaaactgtcagtaTATCCTGATATTTGTTCCTTCCTCTGTCCCCTCCTAATGCTCCTAATGGCATTTGTAAGTTTCCACCGCGCCAGGAGATTAAAAACCAATCACGGCCAAGAAGTCTCCAACGCCGTGTCAATGACTGCTCGTGAACTGTGGTCCAGcgctgatcaaatatgaatcaagattcAGAATTTCACAACTCGACGGGACACAATGGGATAAACGACGGgataaaatatgtttctgaaaacatttgcgCATGTGAGAAATAGACAACGCAGTAACATCAccttgattcatatttgatcagcgCTGCGTAGTTTTACAGTTTGACCCCAGTTCACTAGCAGTCATTGAcattagagatggtccgataccattttttgcttcccgattctgatacctgaacttgcgtatcggccaatACTGAGTActgatctgataccagtgtgtcatatattttattatgttttaacaagtgtatactactatccctgtatgggtgtgatattatttctatctttgttgttggtctggctcaggttaaactct
Coding sequences within:
- the pgam5 gene encoding serine/threonine-protein phosphatase PGAM5, mitochondrial isoform X4; translated protein: MSYRKTLKLVCGLAGGSAVLVLAAAAADSRGYFGEQRGEAASRWSRLTVLQAAQPAWTPASHTPAPTGHAWDFNWDKRDPSALTNGKKKENATEDPSSEQDNGKPKATRNILLIRHSQYILSGNSDKERILTPLGREQAEFTGKRLAALGLKYDVLVHSSMARATETANIISKHLSGVELVSCDLLREGAPIEPVPPVTHWKPDAVYHEDGARIEAAFRRYIHRADAKQKEDSYEIIVCHANVIRYFVCRALQFPPEGWLRMGLNNGSITWLTIRPSGRVALRTLGDAGFMPPDKLTRT
- the pgam5 gene encoding serine/threonine-protein phosphatase PGAM5, mitochondrial isoform X3; this translates as MSYRKTLKLVCGLAGGSAVLVLAAAAADSRGYFGEQRGEAASRWSRLTVLQAAQPAWTPASHTPAPTGHAWDFNWDKRDPSALTNGKKKENATEDPSSEQDNGKPKATRNILLIRHSQYILSGNSDKERILTPLGREQAEFTGKRLAALGLKYDVLVHSSMARATETANIISKHLSGVELVSCDLLREGAPIEPVPPVTHWKPDAVQYHEDGARIEAAFRRYIHRADAKQKEDSYEIIVCHANVIRYFVCRALQFPPEGWLRMGLNNGSITWLTIRPSGRVALRTLGDAGFMPPDKLTRT
- the pgam5 gene encoding serine/threonine-protein phosphatase PGAM5, mitochondrial isoform X2 codes for the protein MSYRKTLKLVCGLAGGSAVLVLAAAAADSRGYFGEQRGEAASRWSRLTVLQAAQPAWTPASHTPAPTGHAWDFNWDKRDPSALTNGKKKENATEDPSSEQDNGKPKATRNILLIRHSQYILSGNSDKERILTPLGREQAEFTGKRLAALGLKYDVLVHSSMARATETANIISKHLSGLGVELVSCDLLREGAPIEPVPPVTHWKPDAVYHEDGARIEAAFRRYIHRADAKQKEDSYEIIVCHANVIRYFVCRALQFPPEGWLRMGLNNGSITWLTIRPSGRVALRTLGDAGFMPPDKLTRT
- the pgam5 gene encoding serine/threonine-protein phosphatase PGAM5, mitochondrial isoform X1 is translated as MSYRKTLKLVCGLAGGSAVLVLAAAAADSRGYFGEQRGEAASRWSRLTVLQAAQPAWTPASHTPAPTGHAWDFNWDKRDPSALTNGKKKENATEDPSSEQDNGKPKATRNILLIRHSQYILSGNSDKERILTPLGREQAEFTGKRLAALGLKYDVLVHSSMARATETANIISKHLSGLGVELVSCDLLREGAPIEPVPPVTHWKPDAVQYHEDGARIEAAFRRYIHRADAKQKEDSYEIIVCHANVIRYFVCRALQFPPEGWLRMGLNNGSITWLTIRPSGRVALRTLGDAGFMPPDKLTRT